Proteins encoded within one genomic window of Drosophila willistoni isolate 14030-0811.24 chromosome XL unlocalized genomic scaffold, UCI_dwil_1.1 Seg141, whole genome shotgun sequence:
- the LOC6648364 gene encoding alkaline phosphatase, tissue-nonspecific isozyme encodes MYLHNFLLFSITWMILHLLLFGELTTGTRLRHEPVSLLNDDLGPYWEERNASYWLQQAQRQLIQRLERFRNARGIGDGPLDSRVAKNIILFLGDGLSMSTLTAARILKGQREGFSGEECQLAVEQFPFSGLSKTYCINKQTADSACSATAYLAGVKTSGGTVGQSGDGFNVEPITQWAQREGKVTGVVTTTRLTDASPAGTYAHVQNRAEELEIARQLVEDEPGRGMKVILGGGLGKFVSERRDDRDLLEQWLTDNPDGCFARNLEDLRDCRHGNGSLLGVFGDNHLDYHLAANKEQPRLSEMTAMAIERLSQHPKGYFAFIEGGRIDHGHHETRAGYALDEMLEFDAAIEMAINMTDPHDTLIVVTADHAHTLSLSGYARRGTSILGLDKTQTDVDGVPYSILNYAIGKWQSLNKEGKRENPAKTLSKTSYFPSYIHGRKGVHSGEDVAIFAQGPQSHLFSGVMEQNLLPHLMGYAACLGQGLTLCNETPD; translated from the exons ATgtatttgcataattttttacTATTTTCCATAACTTGGATGATTCTacatcttcttctttttggtgAACTTACTACTGGCACCCGTCTACGTCATGAGCCTGTAAGCTTGCTGAATGATGACCTTGGTCCATATTGGGAAGAGCGTAATGCCAGCTATTGGCTGCAACAGGCTCAAAGGCAATTGATCCAGCGTTTGGAACGTTTCCGCAATGCTCGAGGAATTGGTGATGGCCCATTGGATAGTCGTGTGGCAAAGAATATCATTTTGTTCCTAGGCGATGGTCTGTCCATGTCCACGTTGACTGCTGCACGCATACTCAAGGGTCAGCGTGAGGGATTCAGTGGCGAGGAGTGTCAATTGGCAGTCGAGCAATTTCCTTTCTCCGGTTTGAGCAAGACGTACTGCATTAATAAACAGACAGCTGACTCGGCATGTTCGGCTACTGCCTATTTGGCGGGAGTAAAGACAAGTGGCGGGACTGTGGGCCAAAGTGGAGATGGATTCAATGTGGAGCCGATCACCCAGTGGGCCCAACGTGAGGGCAAAGTCACGGGCGTAGTGACAACGACACGTCTAACAGATGCCAGTCCGGCTGGCACTTATGCTCATGTCCAGAATCGTGCTGAAGAGTTGGAAATAGCTCGTCAACTGGTGGAAGATGAGCCGGGACGGGGCATGAAAGTCATTTTGG GCGGTGGCTTGGGGAAATTTGTTAGTGAACGACGCGATGATCGCGATCTTCTCGAGCAATGGCTGACAGATAACCCGGATGGTTGTTTTGCCCGTAACCTGGAGGATTTACGTGACTGTCGTCATGGCAATGGCTCACTGCTGGGTGTCTTTGGTGACAATCATTTGGATTATCATCTGGCTGCCAATAAAGAGCAGCCACGTCTCAGCGAGATGACTGCCATGGCCATTGAACGTTTATCTCAGCATCCCAAAGGCTATTTCGCCTTCATCGAAGGCGGACGCATCGATCATGGCCATCATGAGACACGTGCTGGTTATGCGCTCGACGAGATGCTGGAATTTGATGCTGCCATCGAAATGGCCATCAATATGACCGATCCGCATGACACACTCATTGTGGTAACAGCGGATCATGCTCACACTTTGAGTCTGTCTGGTTATGCCAGGCGTGGCACATCCATCTTGGGCCTAGATAAAACCCAAACCGATGTGGATGGTGTACCCTATAGTATATTGAATTATGCCATCGGCAAATGGCAGAGTCTCAACAAGGAGGGCAAACGTGAGAATCCGGCCAAGACATTAAGCAAAA cTTCATATTTTCCTAGCTATATACATGGTCGCAAGGGTGTACATTCTGGCGAGGATGTGGCAATATTTGCTCAAGGACCACAATCGCATTTATTTAGCGGAGTTATGGAACAGAATCTATTGCCCCATCTGATGGGCTATGCGGCTTGCTTGGGTCAGGGTCTAACCCTGTGCAATGAGACTCCCGATTAA
- the LOC6648365 gene encoding DALR anticodon-binding domain-containing protein 3, protein MLPNPKGQLTKQLLDFFTQPLDHEENEAKIVQPFQRCGDLVHFQHDSLSVCDVSIMGHRINWEHFCLKNQLKMRWEKKGNNEAQAKVLFHEELVQKLLEESNETWLFPLESALPMPKERYALRFQRIPIIRYVLGAIMEQGADYGKHKDATVARPLSITLEAADCNDQELRYFRQYRLYHILLRLIAYSDWNVVPAAKKADNKIMNMRIQLQRPKKQKDNTVTIVCGPVLEPGKKTATNLKSGSYMALRSNDMILMAMHRNGVRDIGNNKRDAMLMESLGSAAVVVDLFEVRHASAATVVRNSSGCSKGAAFILYNSARLETLLRSFNAQVKAGVYQPLPPLNEIDFSLLEDDLDWQLIYGYLLAFPHVAESTLVQLQRGLCGVHTLVHFIADMARQFSRYYRNKQVLLQGRDQLTPVLHARVYLIKAVREVLNASLAIMGIKPVTYM, encoded by the exons ATGTTACCCAATCCCAAAGGACAGTTGACAAAGCAGCTACTTGATTTCTTTACCCAACCATTGGACCATGAGGAGAATGAAGCTAAAATCGTTCAACCTTTCCAACGTTGCGGCGATTTGGTGCACTTTCAACATGATAGCCTTTCCGTGTGCGATGTTAGCATAATGGGCCACAGAATTAATTGGGAGCACTTTTGCCTCAAGAATCAATTGAAGATGCGCTGGGAGAAGAAGGGCAACAACGAGGCCCAAGCAAAGGTGCTCTTTCATGAGGAATTGGTACAGAAACTGCTAGAGGAGTCGAACGAAACTTGGCTATTCCCATTGGAAAGTGCATTGCCCATGCCTAAGGAACGCTATGCTTTGCGTTTCCAGCGTATACCCATTATACGTTATGTGCTCGGTGCCATAATGGAACAGGGCGCCGATTATGGTAAGCACAAGGATGCGACTGTAGCTCGTCCACTCTCCATCACTCTGGAGGCGGCTGATTGTAATGACCAGGAACTGCGTTATTTTCGCCAATATCGATTGTATCACATTTTGCTACGTTTGATTGCGTATTCCGATTGGAATGTAGTCCCGGCTGCCAAGAAGGCCGATAATAAGATTATGAATATGCGCATACAATTACAGAgacccaaaaaacaaaaggacaATACTGTGACAATCGTTTGTGGACCCGTTCTAGAGCCGGGTAAAAAGACAGCCACCAATTTAAAGAGTGGCAGTTATATGGC ACTCCGTTCTAATGATATGATATTGATGGCCATGCATCGCAATGGAGTACGTGACATTGGAAATAATAAAAGAGATGCCATGCTAATGGAAAGTCTGGGCTCTGCCGCTGTTGTGGTTGATCTCTTTGAGGTGCGTCATGCCTCGGCAGCGACTGTGGTACGCAACAGCAGCGGTTGCTCCAAGGGAGCagcatttattttatataattcgGCACGTCTGGAAACCCTTTTGCGCTCATTTAATGCCCAAGTGAAGGCCGGTGTCTATCAGCCATTGCCACCactaaatgaaattgatttctCACTCTTGGAAGACGAT CTTGATTGGCAGCTCATCTATGGCTATTTGTTGGCCTTTCCACATGTGGCCGAATCAACATTGGTTCAATTGCAAAGGGGACTATGCGGTGTTCATACTCTAGTGCATTTCATTGCCGACATGGCCAGGCAATTTAGTCGCTATTATCGCAATAAGCAAGTCCTTTTGCAGGGTCGCGATCAACTGACACCCGTTCTCCATGCCCGTGTCTATCTAATCAAGGCTGTACGTGAAGTTCTTAATGCGTCTCTGGCCATCATGGGGATTAAGCCCGTCACTTATATGTAA
- the LOC6648366 gene encoding serine-rich adhesin for platelets — MFNFHKPRVYRSADGCCICRAKSSSSRFTASRKYEKESMQCFNLHEPRNGEICNACVLLVKRFKRLPPDSKRHWGHVVDARAGPGMKSLAKQKKRENESGGGDAGSSSSFIPEKFAKIFKKNRKGKITTTSTTTTTAAAAAAAAAGTKAGNGGVAAAAGLSSINPSSPNGCISPNSELQAASDSNESYEDEEQQQQQSGATSVVGGPYQTRKRTAAAAALAKLGGSKRRRQLLPPKKHRRAIDNVPFFEDGDLIRLEICCGIIFQSLALGNSCYIIDPDLYTPCEKHLRKAAAASQSTQLDNNASNQISSHQQQLQEQNGEQQQQSQTQTHQEKPVKVLKKHHLFFKRQSESFPQGDIHRISPIPLNKTEVRPLPISGHSTVGGGGGGVGEGGSATTTTAIGAASPSSLSSSSNCSTSSSVATKFNDNSSDSGFDEHVLERRKSVSPPTQDELKSRVLSSSSSTTSASSSSSSSSSSGGMQRLVLASGLPITGQAQNLVLAGNEFTARFVQQRQQQVTVPATAAIVEGTTLKINVLGGGSQAGVGGGGNSNNNTNTNTNTNKMRAIFNNVVSSSNATIQHENGVTTILPASSLAASNQTAAMNAIAPSMVTITPAKKSIGQSNQPSSTTTTATATTTTLMANPKFILLKSAKFVNHHQATSSSSSAAVAAGAAAADAKIV, encoded by the exons ATGTTTAATTTCCACAAACCTCGCGTTTATCGCTCAGCCGATGGCTGTTGCATTTGCCGTGCCAAATCGAGTAGCTCGCGTTTTACTGCCtcgagaaaatatgaaaaagaatcaaTGCAATGCTTCAATTTGCATGAGCCACGTAATGGCGAGATATGTAATGCCTGTGTCCTCCTGGTGAAGCGTTTCAAGCGTCTGCCACCGGATAGCAAACGCCATTGGGGTCAT GTGGTTGATGCCCGAGCTGGTCCCGGGATGAAATCACTGGCCAAGCAAAAGAAACGTGAAAATGAATCTGGTGGTGGAGATGCAGGCAGCAGTTCATCATTTATACCCGAGAAATTTGCCAAAATCTTTAAGAAAAATCGCAAAGGCAAGAttacaacaacatcaacaacaacaacaacagcagcagcagcagcagcagcagctgctggaACAAAAGCAGGAAACGGAGGAGTAGCTGCCGCCGCCGGCTTATCTTCCATAAATCCCTCAAGTCCCAATGGTTGCATTTCACCCAATTCTGAACTTCAAGCGGCAAGTGACTCTAATGAAAGCTATGAAGATGaagaacagcaacaacaacaatcaggAGCAACATCAGTTGTTGGAGGACCATATCAGACAAGAAAACGCACAGCAGCCGCTGCTGCATTGGCCAAATTAGGCGGAAGCAAACGACGCCGACAATTATTACCACCGAAAAAGCATCGACGTGCCATCGATAATGTTCCATTTTTTGAGGATGGCGATTTGATACGTTTGGAAATTTGTTGTGGCATCATTTTTCAAAGTCTTGCCTTGGGCAATAGTTGTTATATCATTGATCCCGATTTGTATACGCCATGTGAGAAACATTTGCgtaaagcagcagcagcatctcAATCAACTCAATTGGATAATAATGCCAGTAATCAAATCTCAAGccatcagcagcagctgcaggaACAAAATggagagcagcagcagcagtccCAGACCCAGACCCATCAGGAAAAACCAGTTAAAGTTTTAAAGAAGCATCATTTATTCTTCAAACGACAATCGGAATCATTTCCACAGGGTGATATACATAGAATAAGTCCAATTCCATTGAATAAGACTGAGGTCAGACCATTGCCAATATCAGGACATTCCACAGTtggaggtggaggaggaggtgtTGGTGAGGGTGGATCGGCCACTACCACCACCGCCATAGGTGCTGCCTCGCCATCATCtctatcatcatcatcaaattgCTCAACATCCTCATCGGTGGCCACCAAATTTAATGATAACTCCTCCGATTCTGGTTTCGATGAGCATGTTCTAGAACGTCGCAAATCAGTTAGTCCACCAACG CAAGATGAACTCAAGTCACGGGTTTTGTCATCATCCTCATCCAccacatcagcatcatcatcatcatcatcatcatcgtcatcgggTGGCATGCAACGTTTGGTATTGGCCAGTGGTTTGCCCATAACAGGTCAGGCGCAGAATTTGGTTTTAGCTGGTAATGAGTTTACGGCAAGATTTGtgcaacaacgacaacagcaaGTAACAGTCCCCGCCACCGCCGCCATAGTGGAGGGAACGACTTTGAAAATTAATGTACTTGGTGGAGGATCTCAGGCaggagtaggaggaggaggaaacagcaataataatacaaatacaaatacaaatacaaataaaatgcGTGCAATATTCAATAATGTGGTCAGCAGCAGTAATGCAACAATTCAGCATGAGAATGGTGTGACCACCATATTGCCGGCTTCCTCATTGGCGGCTAGCAATCAAACGGCTGCCATGAATGCCATAGCACCCAGTATGGTGACAATAACGCCAGCAAAGAAGTCAATAGGTCAATCCAATCAACcaagcagcaccaccaccaccgccacaGCCACCACAACCACATTGATGGCCAATCCCAAATTTATATTGCTCAAATCGGCCAAATTTGTGAATCATCATCaggcaacatcatcatcatcatcagcggCAGttgcagcaggagcagcagcagcagatgccaaaattgtttaa
- the LOC6648367 gene encoding heparan-alpha-glucosaminide N-acetyltransferase, whose amino-acid sequence MSIFVEYTEPQWRNLNMRQLAEDQAYLYVKSLLPEESYLYTLSDDCYTCPYSKVKALSPAADGVGHDQVEAEILTLPTETGLNFKIYEHNHGAYANDSISSLCSLRRTDLQEFGVYNLTLWSNGTCNFIVDKPGVPIYYAFLAVFVLLAGFLIALKLLSWLWKLYRYDEAAAAADSIGDAAAKATQRKRLRSLDTFRGLAIVLMIFVNSGGGGYDSIDHVAWNGLHLADLVFPCFLWIMGVCIPLSIKSQLGRGTSKIQICGRIIWRSFKLFAIGVCLNSINGPKLEQLRVMGVLQRFGVAFLVVGLLHTVCSRRDHISPQQAWQRSIYDICIFSGEFAVLLALIATYLGLTYGLKVPGCPRGYLGPGGKSNNAANPHCIGGAAGYIDQQVLGNAHIYQYPTAKYVYDATAFDPEGLFGCLLSVVHVLLGAFAGVTLLVHPTWQSRMKRWTILALLLGLMGGALCGFSKENGLIPVNKNLWSLSFVFVTVTVALLLLDFLYYIIDVRQWWSGYPFTECGMNAIIMYVGHSIMHKMLPWHWRIGTMNTHFMLLLESVWNTLMWVAIALYLDAKQFYYSL is encoded by the exons ATGTCCATATTTGTGGAATATACAGAGCCGCAATGGCGAAATCTAAATATGCGCCAACTTGCTGAGGATCAAgcatatttatatgtaaaatcTTTATTACCAGAAGAGAGTTATCTCTATACATTAAGCGATGATTGCTATACA TGCCCCTATAGCAAAGTGAAAGCTCTGTCCCCTGCCGCCGATGGCGTTGGCCATGATCAGGTGGAGGCTGAGATATTAACATTGCCCACTGAGACaggtttaaattttaaaatatacgAACACAATCATGGTGCATATGCCAATGATTCTAT ATCCTCTCTATGTTCATTGCGTCGCACGGATTTACAGGAGTTTGGTGTATATAATTTGACTTTATGGAGTAATGGAACTTGCAATTTCATAGTGGATAAACCAGGAGTTCCAATCTATTAtg caTTCCTGGCCGTATTTGTATTGCTTGCCGGCTTTCTAATTGCCTTAAAGTTACTCAGTTGGTTATGGAAATTGTATCGCTATGATGAGGCAGCTGCAGCGGCGGATAGCATTGGCGATGCTGCAGCCAAGGCAACACAAAGAAAACGTTTACGCAGTCTGGACACATTCCGGGG tttGGCAATTGTTTTAATGATCTTTGTGAATAGCGGCGGCGGGGGCTATGATTCTATTGATCATGTTGCCTGGAACGGTTTACATTTGGCCGATTTGGTGTTCCCATGTTTCCTCTGGATTATGGGCGTTTGTATACCACTGTCGATTAAATCCCAATTGGGTCGTGGCACGAGTAAAATACAAATCTGTGGACGCATTATATGGCGTTCGTTTAAACTCTTTGCCATTGGCGTTTGCCTGAATTCGATCAATGGACCCAAATTGGAGCAATTGCGTGTGATGGGCGTATTGCAACGTTTCGGTGTGGCATTTCTTGTAGTCGGTCTCTTGCATACCGTGTGCAGCCGACGGGATCATATTAGTCCGCAACAGGCTTGGCAACGTTCCATCTatgatatttgtatatttagtGGAGAATTTGCAGTGCTCTTGGCCCTAATTGCCACATATTTGGGTCTAACCTATGGCCTAAAAGTGCCGGGCTGTCCACGCGGCTATTTGGGTCCCGGTGGCAAATCGAATAATGCCGCCAATCCGCATTGTATTGGCGGAGCGGCTGGCTATATTGATCAACAGGTTTTGGGTAATGCCCACATTTATCAATATCCCACAGCCAAATATGTATACGATGCCACAGCCTTTGATCCGGAGGGATTATTTG GATGCCTATTGAGTGTGGTCCATGTGCTTTTGGGTGCCTTCGCTGGGGTCACTCTACTCGTTCATCCCACCTGGCAATCGCGTATGAAACGCTGGACTATATTGGCTCTACTATTGGGTCTAATGGGCGGTGCCCTATGCGGATTTTCCAAAGAGAATGGCCTGATACCGGTCAACAAGAATCTATGGTCATTATCGTTTGTCTTTGTGACGGTAACGGTGGCATTGCTGTTGCTTGACTTTCTCTACTACATTATCGATGTGCGGCAATGGTGGTCCGGTTATCCATTCACCGAATGCGGCATGAATGCGATCATCATGTATGTGGGTCATTCGATAATGCATAAAATGTTGCCCTGGCATTGGCGTATCGGTACAATGAATACACATTTTATGCTACTACTCGAATCGGTATGGAATACCTTAATGTGGGTGGCCATAGCCCTATATCTTGATGccaaacaattttattatagtctataa